In Paramisgurnus dabryanus chromosome 7, PD_genome_1.1, whole genome shotgun sequence, the following are encoded in one genomic region:
- the LOC141282395 gene encoding uncharacterized protein: MDFDFLFQLKVHMRTHTEKPFCCTECGYYFSSKRNLKTHKRIHTGEKPYKRPHCKKSFYRKHHLEKHVFIHTDERPYQCSECDKAFKDSWSLKSHQNIHSKEKPFQCSHCDKRFVYKYHMIDHERIHTGEKPYHCVCGRSFRLQYNLVSHQRTHTGEKPYKCSQCDKTFAHSGNLKSHQRVHTGEKPYHCSICGERFTHSRRFQNHQKKHAEQQTDLKSS; encoded by the coding sequence ATGGATTTTGATTTCTTATTTCAGCTAAAAGTTCACATGAGGACACACACTGAAAAGCCTTTCTGCTGCACTGAATGTGGCTATTACTTCAGCTCCAAAAGAAATCTTAAAACTCATAAGAGaattcacacaggagaaaaaccATACAAGCGTCCTCACTGTAAGAAGAGTTTCTACCGGAAACATCATTTGGAGAAACATGTTTTTATACACACAGATGAGAGACCGTATCAGTGCAGTGAATGTGACAAAGCCTTTAAGGATTCATGGTCATTAAAATCTCACCAGAATATTCACTCTAAAGAGAAACCCTTTCAAtgttcacactgtgataaaAGATTTGTTTATAAATATCATATGATAGACCATGAGAGaattcatactggagagaaaccttatcactgtgtTTGTGGGAGGAGTTTCAGACTACAGTACAATTTAGTGTcacaccagagaactcatacaggtgaaaaaccttacaaatgctctcagtgtgacaagacgtttgctcaTTCAGGTAACTTAAAatcccatcagagagttcatactggagaaaaaccttatcactgctcgatctgtggagagagatttACTCATTCTAGACGTTTTCAGAATCATCAGAAGAAACATGCTGAACAACAAACTGACCTGAAATCATCATAG